In a single window of the Campylobacter hyointestinalis subsp. lawsonii genome:
- a CDS encoding SDR family oxidoreductase, producing MKRRAFLKGAALAVGVVALGSNLNAKTYDKSKENKMNTQVWYITAASGGLGLALAKYLLSKGDKVAGTSRNLKNIIDKLGKESENFLPLELKFGEKMSENIEANIAAIKSKFGRLDNVVNNAGYGLLGFVEETSEEDLRAQFEVNVFAPFLVAKHALKLMRPQAISEGGNAQNVRARIFNLSSIGGFRVTNNSTPYCMSKFALSAFSEGLLLDLKDFGIHSVNIMPAGFRTEFLGASMQLSRDKIGDYDAKREAFEAHAKNYSGKQAGNPAKFAEILYNVSRMQEPPFSLFLGAAAFSSARNKIAWLEEDMKNTEHYARSAADFENSAESAFSTR from the coding sequence GTGAAAAGAAGAGCGTTCTTAAAAGGTGCTGCTTTGGCGGTTGGTGTGGTAGCTTTAGGATCAAATTTAAATGCAAAAACATATGATAAAAGTAAGGAAAATAAAATGAATACTCAAGTTTGGTATATAACTGCAGCAAGCGGCGGCCTAGGACTTGCTTTGGCAAAATATCTCTTAAGCAAAGGAGATAAAGTCGCAGGAACTAGCAGAAATTTAAAAAATATCATAGACAAACTAGGAAAAGAGAGCGAGAATTTCTTGCCTTTAGAGCTTAAATTTGGCGAGAAAATGAGTGAAAATATAGAAGCAAATATCGCTGCTATAAAGTCTAAATTCGGCAGACTTGATAATGTAGTAAATAACGCTGGATATGGGCTTCTTGGCTTTGTTGAAGAGACAAGCGAAGAAGATCTTAGGGCGCAGTTTGAAGTAAATGTTTTCGCACCGTTTCTTGTAGCAAAACACGCCTTGAAGCTAATGCGTCCACAAGCCATTAGCGAGGGTGGAAATGCACAAAATGTGAGAGCTAGGATATTTAATCTTAGCTCGATAGGTGGATTTAGAGTTACAAATAATTCTACGCCATATTGTATGAGTAAATTTGCTTTGAGTGCATTTAGTGAGGGGCTTTTGCTAGATCTTAAAGACTTTGGGATTCACAGCGTAAATATAATGCCAGCAGGCTTTAGAACAGAGTTTTTAGGTGCTAGCATGCAGTTAAGCAGAGATAAGATCGGCGATTATGACGCAAAAAGAGAAGCTTTTGAAGCACACGCGAAAAACTATAGCGGCAAACAAGCTGGCAATCCAGCTAAATTTGCAGAGATTTTGTATAACGTCTCAAGAATGCAAGAGCCGCCATTTAGCCTATTTTTAGGTGCAGCAGCGTTTAGTTCTGCTAGAAATAAAATAGCTTGGTTAGAAGAAGATATGAAAAATACGGAGCATTACGCCAGAAGCGCGGCAGACTTTGAAAACTCAGCAGAAAGTGCATTTAGCACTAGATAG
- a CDS encoding NTP/NDP exchange transporter, whose amino-acid sequence MSLNQILSLKKGEGKFLFIAVLFIFSLFVSYSLLRPIREALGISGGTGELKWLFLGTFIATIVGSILAMILSGMIKRKLYTDFIFGFFALNLIGFFALLHQIPQGSEAYLIVARSFYIWVSVFNIFVVSTAWSLLADVFSKERSARLFGIISAGASLGGIFGAFFVSVLSKFIDLPSFIFISIICLGISIALKNLLIKEALGLETLNLQSGFVSIKDRFDKPIGSKNPFVGFFLIIKSRYLLALLGFILLLTSVSTFLYMEQARIISGMFESREARAAAFANIDFIVQLSSFAIQIFITSKIVQFFGIKWLLGTLGFVVALGFVLLAFYPVFGVLVLVMSIRRIGEYALVKPGREMLFVPLDSESKYKVKNFFDTVVYRAGDSMSAALEGAIAKISITAVLFVGALISFIWGSLGVYLGKRYEKDEFTKENI is encoded by the coding sequence ATGAGCTTAAATCAAATTCTAAGTCTAAAAAAAGGCGAGGGCAAGTTCTTATTTATAGCCGTGCTTTTTATCTTTAGCTTGTTTGTTAGCTACTCTTTGCTAAGACCTATTAGAGAAGCTTTGGGTATAAGTGGCGGAACTGGTGAGCTAAAATGGCTGTTTTTAGGAACTTTTATAGCCACGATAGTAGGATCTATTTTGGCTATGATTTTAAGTGGAATGATAAAACGCAAGCTTTATACAGACTTTATTTTTGGTTTTTTTGCGCTAAATTTGATAGGCTTTTTCGCCCTTTTACATCAAATTCCTCAGGGCAGTGAAGCTTACTTGATCGTTGCTAGAAGCTTTTATATCTGGGTGAGCGTTTTTAACATTTTTGTGGTCAGCACCGCTTGGAGTTTGCTAGCTGATGTTTTTAGCAAAGAAAGAAGTGCTAGATTATTTGGAATTATCTCGGCTGGAGCTAGTTTAGGCGGGATTTTTGGAGCATTTTTCGTATCGGTTTTGAGTAAATTTATAGATCTTCCTAGCTTTATCTTTATCTCTATAATTTGTCTTGGCATCTCTATAGCGCTAAAAAATTTACTTATCAAAGAAGCTCTTGGTTTAGAAACGCTAAATTTACAAAGCGGTTTTGTAAGTATAAAAGATAGATTTGACAAACCTATCGGTTCTAAAAATCCATTTGTGGGATTTTTCTTGATCATAAAGTCGCGTTATCTACTGGCTCTGCTAGGATTCATACTGCTACTTACTAGCGTTTCAACATTTTTGTATATGGAACAAGCAAGGATAATCTCTGGCATGTTTGAGAGCAGGGAAGCAAGGGCGGCAGCGTTTGCAAATATCGATTTTATAGTTCAACTTTCAAGTTTTGCGATACAAATTTTCATAACTTCAAAAATAGTTCAGTTTTTTGGTATCAAATGGCTTTTAGGTACGCTTGGTTTTGTAGTTGCTTTGGGATTTGTTTTGCTTGCATTTTATCCTGTTTTTGGGGTTTTGGTGCTTGTGATGAGCATAAGACGCATAGGCGAGTATGCACTTGTAAAACCAGGTAGAGAAATGCTTTTCGTGCCACTTGATAGCGAAAGCAAGTATAAAGTCAAAAATTTCTTTGATACGGTGGTATATAGAGCCGGGGATTCTATGAGCGCTGCGCTTGAGGGAGCTATAGCAAAGATCAGTATAACTGCTGTTTTATTTGTCGGCGCTTTGATATCGTTTATCTGGGGAAGTCTTGGAGTTTATCTTGGTAAGAGATATGAAAAAGATGAATTTACAAAGGAAAATATATGA
- a CDS encoding aldo/keto reductase, whose amino-acid sequence MQTVRLNNDVLMPILGYGVYQINDLKECQRCVEDAFSVGYRSIDIAQSYFNEEAVGAAIKSSGIKREELFITTKLWISDANEDRALKAFDVSLKKLGLDYLDLYLIHQPFGDVYGAWRAMSKLYKEGKIRAIGVSNFYPDRLVDFCLNNEIKPAINQIECNPMHSQEYAKNVMSEFGVAMESWAPFGEGKSGMFSNQTIASIGKKYGKTNAQVILRWLIQRGIIVIPKTVRKERMIENISVFDFSLDESDMSLMAGLDSGKSLFFDHRDPEKVKFLNGLVR is encoded by the coding sequence ATGCAAACAGTTAGATTAAACAACGATGTTTTGATGCCTATTTTAGGCTATGGTGTGTATCAGATAAATGATCTTAAAGAGTGTCAAAGATGCGTAGAAGACGCATTTAGCGTAGGTTATAGATCTATTGATATAGCTCAGTCGTATTTCAACGAAGAAGCAGTTGGTGCGGCGATAAAATCAAGCGGCATCAAAAGAGAAGAGCTTTTCATCACGACAAAGCTTTGGATAAGTGATGCAAATGAAGATAGGGCTTTAAAAGCTTTTGATGTTTCGCTTAAAAAACTAGGTCTTGATTATCTAGACTTGTATCTTATACACCAGCCTTTTGGTGATGTTTATGGAGCTTGGAGAGCGATGAGCAAACTATATAAAGAAGGTAAGATAAGAGCCATAGGCGTTAGCAACTTTTACCCAGATAGACTTGTGGATTTTTGTCTAAATAACGAGATAAAACCAGCTATCAATCAAATCGAGTGCAATCCTATGCACTCACAAGAATACGCTAAAAATGTTATGAGCGAATTTGGTGTAGCAATGGAGTCATGGGCGCCTTTTGGAGAGGGAAAAAGTGGAATGTTTAGTAACCAGACTATAGCGAGTATAGGTAAAAAGTATGGTAAAACAAATGCTCAAGTGATACTAAGATGGCTGATACAAAGGGGTATAATCGTCATCCCAAAAACAGTCCGCAAAGAAAGGATGATAGAAAATATCAGCGTATTTGATTTTAGCTTAGATGAAAGCGATATGAGTTTAATGGCTGGGTTAGATAGCGGAAAAAGTCTGTTTTTCGATCACCGAGATCCCGAGAAAGTCAAATTTTTAAACGGGCTTGTTAGATGA
- a CDS encoding MerR family transcriptional regulator: protein MAKTIIEVEKQTGISSRTIRFWLSKGLFPFVERDKNGVNYFSDRDIEWVMWVDCFRKTGMSIEKIKHYITLAQKGKSSAALRLKMIEDQQALVKSEIKKLEEIDKKLDYKISYYKNMIVSDEDTINPVSKDYEGVMTLKKKSAR, encoded by the coding sequence ATGGCAAAAACTATCATAGAAGTAGAAAAACAAACAGGGATTTCATCTAGGACTATTAGATTTTGGCTATCAAAAGGGCTTTTTCCCTTTGTTGAGCGTGACAAAAACGGCGTGAATTATTTCAGCGATAGAGATATTGAGTGGGTTATGTGGGTGGATTGTTTTAGAAAAACTGGTATGAGCATAGAAAAAATCAAACATTACATAACCTTAGCCCAAAAAGGCAAAAGTAGTGCAGCTCTTAGATTAAAAATGATAGAAGACCAACAAGCACTCGTCAAATCTGAGATAAAAAAACTAGAAGAGATAGATAAGAAACTTGATTATAAAATAAGTTATTATAAAAATATGATAGTCAGTGATGAAGATACGATCAATCCAGTAAGCAAGGATTATGAGGGCGTAATGACCCTTAAAAAAAAGTCTGCTAGATAA
- the thyX gene encoding FAD-dependent thymidylate synthase codes for MEVRLLNFTPLWVCSNAIRTCWQSFDKGDNGGEIDLALIDRVGNKLKHASTLEHLFYNFYIKGISRACLQELARHRIASLSVKSTRYTLKELKNESEFKPNDFDNASRYLVLTGNEFVDNASINALENLRQILNQNTSLDIAKYCLPESYKTELSWSINARSLQNFLSLRSSKSALWEIRDLANLIHQNLPDEHKFIYENCLTKPE; via the coding sequence ATGGAAGTAAGACTACTAAATTTCACTCCGCTTTGGGTCTGTTCAAATGCGATCCGCACTTGTTGGCAGAGCTTTGATAAAGGCGATAATGGCGGCGAAATAGATCTAGCTTTAATCGATCGAGTAGGTAATAAACTCAAACACGCAAGCACGCTAGAGCATCTATTTTACAACTTCTACATAAAAGGCATTAGTAGAGCTTGCTTACAAGAGTTAGCCCGTCACCGAATAGCAAGTCTAAGCGTAAAATCCACACGCTATACGCTAAAAGAGCTAAAAAATGAAAGTGAGTTTAAGCCTAATGACTTTGATAACGCAAGTAGGTATTTAGTACTAACTGGCAATGAATTTGTCGATAACGCAAGTATAAACGCACTTGAAAACTTACGCCAAATTCTAAACCAAAACACAAGCTTAGATATAGCAAAATACTGCCTTCCAGAGAGCTATAAAACAGAGCTTAGTTGGAGTATAAATGCTAGAAGTTTGCAGAATTTCTTAAGCCTTAGAAGCTCAAAATCCGCCTTATGGGAGATAAGAGATCTAGCAAATTTAATACACCAAAATTTGCCAGATGAGCATAAATTTATTTACGAAAATTGCCTTACAAAACCAGAATAA
- a CDS encoding nitroreductase family protein, whose product MKRIMQERFSCRNFTNQKIKDENIKEILDLVRLTPSSCGLEPWKFMVVSKESDLAELSEVCNSQKQVKECSHAIIIIARNDLKGNCDFLRQQVDRRPRTPERLQKAMDYFAARFDPQTSDEIMTYATFQCYMACANLVNIAEDLNIKSCIIAGFDSQKLTKFVNLGENFKPVLVVALGYSDESVPPKIRQSLDQVVIYK is encoded by the coding sequence ATGAAGCGTATCATGCAAGAGCGTTTTTCGTGTCGCAACTTCACGAATCAAAAAATCAAAGATGAAAATATCAAAGAAATACTAGATCTAGTTAGGCTTACACCAAGCTCGTGCGGACTTGAGCCGTGGAAATTTATGGTCGTGAGTAAAGAAAGCGATCTAGCAGAACTTAGCGAAGTTTGCAACTCACAAAAGCAAGTAAAAGAGTGCTCGCATGCGATCATTATTATCGCTAGAAATGATCTTAAAGGAAATTGCGATTTTCTAAGACAACAAGTAGATAGAAGACCACGCACGCCTGAGCGTCTTCAAAAAGCTATGGATTACTTCGCAGCTCGCTTTGATCCACAAACTAGCGATGAGATAATGACTTATGCTACTTTTCAGTGCTATATGGCTTGTGCAAATTTAGTCAATATAGCCGAGGATTTGAATATTAAAAGCTGTATAATAGCTGGATTTGATAGCCAAAAATTGACTAAATTTGTTAATTTAGGAGAAAATTTCAAACCCGTTTTAGTCGTAGCTTTAGGATATAGCGATGAGAGCGTCCCTCCAAAAATAAGACAAAGCCTAGATCAAGTCGTAATCTACAAATAA
- a CDS encoding pyridoxamine 5'-phosphate oxidase family protein: protein MRRSDRELDQEIALKIIDECQYATLSCIDENNEIFSIPISIARDGMSIYIHGAKTGSKARLYKDGKNVELVAVSQNRVPTPSYEFCESIKDSASKLGSNIFTTEYLSAIAKTKAYEVTNESQKIKALELLCRKYTPDYMDYFKTAAYGLLDITSIYELKIKCLSAKAKIIK, encoded by the coding sequence ATGCGTCGAAGTGATCGTGAATTAGATCAAGAGATTGCCTTGAAGATTATAGATGAGTGTCAGTATGCGACTCTTAGCTGTATAGATGAAAATAATGAGATATTTAGTATTCCTATCTCTATAGCTAGAGATGGTATGAGTATCTATATCCACGGAGCAAAAACTGGCTCAAAAGCTAGATTATATAAAGATGGTAAAAATGTGGAGCTAGTCGCCGTTAGCCAAAACAGAGTGCCTACGCCTAGCTATGAGTTTTGTGAGAGTATCAAAGACAGCGCTAGTAAGCTTGGAAGTAATATTTTTACTACTGAGTATCTAAGTGCCATAGCCAAAACCAAGGCTTATGAAGTTACTAATGAGAGCCAAAAGATAAAAGCTTTGGAGTTATTGTGTAGAAAATACACACCTGACTATATGGATTATTTCAAAACAGCGGCATATGGCTTACTTGATATAACTAGCATTTACGAATTAAAGATAAAATGTTTGAGTGCTAAAGCAAAGATTATTAAATAA
- a CDS encoding DNA cytosine methyltransferase translates to MPRVISLFSGCGGLDLGFLKADFEVIFANDIDSDACKTYEKNLKHKIKCLDIYKLDTTEIPNADILIGGFPCLGFTVANGKNRDLNSKYNSLYLQYARVLKAKQPKCFLVENVVGIKAGEKFAENFENAILKSFKDCGYRVKFKILNASDFLVAQNRRRVIILGVRNDVKGEINFPKPFEKKFTLFDAIGDLSENFDENVPNHTGSAHGVKINGYVGNRILDWQKPSPTITGRGSRSGGAVIHPHPNLKRRLSVRECARLQSFPDDFIFLGSNSACYAHIGNAVAPLFAFFIANEFREFFGLKKIDIKKIKWNLPYLK, encoded by the coding sequence ATGCCTAGAGTTATTTCGCTTTTTAGCGGTTGTGGTGGGCTGGATTTAGGTTTTTTAAAAGCCGATTTTGAAGTGATTTTCGCAAACGATATTGATAGTGATGCTTGTAAAACTTATGAAAAAAATTTAAAACACAAAATAAAATGCCTTGATATTTATAAGCTTGACACAACCGAAATTCCAAACGCCGATATTTTAATTGGTGGCTTTCCTTGTCTTGGTTTTACTGTTGCAAATGGTAAAAATCGAGATTTAAACAGCAAATATAACTCGCTTTATTTGCAATATGCAAGAGTTTTAAAGGCAAAACAGCCGAAATGTTTTTTGGTTGAGAATGTCGTTGGCATAAAAGCTGGCGAAAAATTTGCCGAAAATTTTGAAAATGCAATTTTAAAATCTTTTAAAGATTGCGGCTATAGAGTTAAATTTAAAATTTTAAACGCAAGTGATTTTTTGGTAGCACAAAATCGCCGTAGAGTGATAATTTTGGGCGTTAGAAATGATGTAAAAGGCGAAATAAATTTTCCAAAGCCATTTGAGAAAAAATTTACTCTTTTTGATGCAATCGGTGATTTGTCTGAAAATTTTGACGAAAATGTGCCAAATCATACAGGCTCGGCACACGGCGTAAAAATAAATGGCTATGTAGGAAACCGAATTTTAGACTGGCAAAAACCAAGCCCAACAATAACGGGGCGTGGCAGTAGAAGCGGTGGAGCCGTAATTCATCCACATCCAAATTTAAAACGTCGTTTGAGTGTGCGAGAATGTGCTAGACTTCAAAGTTTCCCAGATGATTTTATATTTTTAGGCTCAAATTCAGCTTGTTACGCTCATATAGGAAATGCAGTAGCTCCTCTTTTTGCATTTTTTATAGCAAATGAATTTAGAGAATTTTTTGGACTTAAAAAGATAGATATTAAAAAAATCAAATGGAATTTGCCATATTTAAAATAG
- a CDS encoding pseudouridine synthase, with protein sequence MRINKFISHNTNYSRREADELIKAGKVSINGRIISDLSTDIKDGDKVRIGSRLVKLKKEFSVIVYNKPKGELVTKRDDRGRRTIYDSLPRGFSKFISIGRLDFASEGLLLLTDAPAIAQALMDSDIEREYYLKIKGNITEQVINAMREGFFAKDATKGAHAKTKQISMEFKPFLAYRIISQSGGYTRLKVIINEGQNRELRRFFGYFDLEVMDLKRVSFGRVSLDQLGEGKWRYFTNSEYDDLRDFLKQNGVRY encoded by the coding sequence ATGCGTATCAATAAATTTATTTCACACAATACAAACTACTCACGGCGTGAGGCTGATGAGCTTATCAAGGCTGGTAAGGTCAGTATAAATGGGCGAATTATAAGCGACTTATCAACCGATATCAAAGATGGCGATAAGGTAAGAATCGGCTCAAGGCTAGTTAAGCTCAAAAAAGAATTTAGCGTCATAGTCTATAACAAGCCAAAAGGCGAGCTAGTAACCAAAAGGGACGATCGTGGCAGAAGGACGATTTATGATAGTTTGCCACGGGGATTTTCTAAATTTATTAGTATCGGTAGGCTAGATTTTGCTAGTGAGGGGCTTTTGCTTTTGACTGACGCTCCTGCGATTGCTCAGGCTCTTATGGATAGCGATATAGAGCGTGAATACTACCTAAAAATTAAAGGCAATATCACAGAACAAGTGATAAATGCGATGCGTGAGGGGTTTTTTGCTAAGGACGCCACCAAAGGAGCTCACGCCAAAACAAAGCAAATTTCAATGGAATTTAAACCATTTTTAGCTTATAGAATCATAAGCCAAAGTGGCGGCTACACAAGGCTAAAAGTCATCATAAATGAAGGGCAAAATAGAGAGTTAAGAAGGTTTTTTGGGTATTTTGATCTTGAAGTTATGGATCTAAAGCGAGTTAGCTTTGGTAGGGTTAGCTTAGATCAATTAGGCGAGGGGAAATGGCGATATTTTACGAATTCTGAATATGATGATTTAAGAGATTTTTTAAAACAAAATGGAGTGAGGTATTAA
- a CDS encoding Eco57I restriction-modification methylase domain-containing protein codes for MKVLKDIFMYDVKNLGQVFTPQNIVADMLNLIHNNGRFLEPSAGDGAFFNNLPNDKIGIEIDNRFAPDGVLKMDFFNYSINEKFDTIIGNPPYVKYQDIDINTKFLLSAYSDLFDERSNLYLFFIYKCILHLNDGGELIFITPRDFLKSTSSIKLNEFIFKNGTITHFIDLGDKKIFKNAQPNCAIWRYQKGNYSRKSNLKREFSCINGQILFTKNRYFNRFSDMFFVKVGAVSGADSIFTHESGVDFVCSQTVKTGKTKKMIYGEQAKLNKHLLDFKDKLMSRKIKKFNESNWWTWGRDYYKSENLRIYVNTKTRNKRPFFINECNAYDGSILAIFPKFKTDKARLQTICDKLNDVDWDELGFVCDGRFLFSQKSLENCLVDFKI; via the coding sequence ATGAAAGTTTTAAAAGATATTTTTATGTATGATGTGAAAAATTTAGGTCAAGTTTTTACGCCACAAAATATTGTAGCCGATATGTTAAATTTGATACATAATAATGGTAGATTTTTAGAACCAAGTGCTGGAGATGGGGCGTTTTTTAACAATTTACCAAATGATAAAATCGGCATCGAAATAGACAATAGATTTGCGCCAGATGGCGTTTTAAAAATGGATTTTTTTAATTATTCTATTAATGAAAAATTTGATACTATAATAGGAAATCCGCCATATGTAAAGTATCAAGATATTGATATAAATACTAAATTTTTACTTTCTGCTTATAGTGATTTGTTTGATGAAAGGAGCAATCTTTATCTATTTTTTATATATAAATGTATATTGCATCTCAATGATGGTGGAGAGTTGATTTTTATAACGCCTAGAGATTTTTTAAAAAGCACTTCTAGTATCAAATTAAATGAATTTATATTTAAAAATGGCACTATTACTCATTTTATAGACTTAGGTGATAAAAAAATATTTAAAAATGCTCAACCAAACTGTGCAATATGGCGCTATCAAAAAGGCAATTATAGTCGCAAATCAAATTTGAAACGCGAATTTTCTTGTATCAATGGTCAAATTTTATTTACAAAAAATAGATATTTTAATCGCTTTAGTGATATGTTTTTTGTAAAAGTTGGAGCTGTAAGTGGTGCGGATTCTATTTTTACCCATGAAAGTGGAGTAGATTTTGTTTGTTCGCAAACTGTCAAAACCGGAAAAACTAAAAAAATGATATATGGAGAACAAGCAAAATTGAATAAGCATTTATTGGATTTTAAAGACAAACTAATGAGTAGAAAAATTAAAAAATTTAACGAAAGTAATTGGTGGACTTGGGGTAGAGACTATTACAAAAGTGAAAATTTAAGAATTTATGTAAATACAAAAACTAGAAATAAAAGACCATTTTTTATCAATGAATGTAACGCTTATGATGGTTCTATTTTAGCTATTTTTCCAAAATTTAAAACAGATAAAGCGAGATTACAAACAATATGCGATAAATTAAACGATGTAGATTGGGACGAATTGGGTTTTGTTTGTGATGGCAGATTTTTGTTTTCACAAAAAAGCTTAGAGAATTGTTTAGTAGATTTTAAAATATAA
- a CDS encoding restriction endonuclease produces MLLDDIVKYLVNSDFALSNYTRDGRLNSAFNEDEIIQIIENKFNIDRPNSRDWFDFSFTQNNSLYPVNIKVSKTNTADNLNCKLGIYYVLTGQIPCFHNGVRWEEYFKFLSENIRENSIGYYFLIINKNNLKDVFYTSLKSIKVLQPNGNNLPFQARWDLNKERVWRTYKESKDFILDVFRESLQMRSEAYESFKRYFYV; encoded by the coding sequence ATGCTACTTGATGATATAGTAAAATATTTAGTAAATAGTGATTTTGCACTAAGTAATTATACACGAGATGGAAGATTAAATTCGGCATTTAATGAAGATGAAATTATTCAAATAATAGAAAATAAATTTAACATAGATCGTCCAAATTCTAGAGATTGGTTTGATTTTTCTTTTACTCAAAATAATAGTTTATATCCAGTCAATATTAAAGTTTCAAAAACAAATACTGCGGATAATTTAAATTGCAAATTGGGCATTTATTATGTTCTAACTGGTCAAATTCCATGTTTCCATAATGGTGTTAGATGGGAAGAATATTTTAAATTTTTATCTGAAAACATAAGAGAAAACTCAATAGGTTACTATTTTTTAATTATAAATAAAAATAATTTAAAGGATGTTTTTTATACCAGCTTAAAATCAATTAAAGTATTACAACCAAATGGAAATAATTTACCATTTCAAGCTAGATGGGATCTAAATAAAGAGCGAGTTTGGCGTACTTATAAAGAATCTAAAGATTTTATATTAGATGTGTTTAGAGAGTCTTTGCAGATGAGAAGCGAAGCATATGAAAGTTTTAAAAGATATTTTTATGTATGA
- a CDS encoding KpsF/GutQ family sugar-phosphate isomerase, whose protein sequence is MEIIDIAREVLNLEAKELERQANLIGSEFEKAVNLIQNCSGKLIVTGVGKSGHIGAKIAATLASTGTPSFFIHPTEALHGDLGMISIGDIVLAISFSGESNELIAILPHIKKRGIKIIGMSKSGSSLANLSNANLNLDIIREACPFDAAPTVSTTLTLAFGDALAVCLMRLRNFQKEDFAMFHPGGSLGKRLYLKVSDTMRKENLPIVSDEVSLKYAIDSMTHGKLGSVLLTNSKGELVAILSDGDLRRALSSENFDINDKAIKFATKNPKVLEDENTLAYDALKLIEEYKIQILIITKDKKPIGALHIHDLTSLGL, encoded by the coding sequence ATGGAAATTATAGATATAGCAAGGGAAGTTTTAAATTTAGAAGCTAAAGAGCTAGAGAGACAGGCAAATTTGATCGGTAGTGAGTTTGAAAAGGCGGTGAATTTGATACAAAATTGCTCTGGCAAACTCATCGTAACAGGCGTGGGAAAAAGCGGTCATATCGGTGCGAAAATCGCTGCTACCTTAGCAAGTACCGGGACGCCGAGCTTTTTTATCCATCCGACTGAGGCCTTGCACGGCGATCTTGGTATGATAAGCATAGGCGATATTGTTTTGGCTATCAGTTTTAGTGGCGAGAGTAACGAGCTGATAGCCATACTTCCGCATATCAAAAAACGCGGTATCAAGATAATCGGTATGTCAAAAAGTGGCTCAAGCCTAGCAAATTTAAGCAATGCAAATTTAAATTTAGATATCATCCGTGAGGCGTGTCCTTTTGATGCTGCGCCTACAGTATCTACTACGCTGACTCTAGCTTTTGGTGATGCGTTAGCGGTTTGTTTGATGAGATTACGGAATTTTCAAAAAGAGGATTTTGCTATGTTTCATCCTGGCGGGAGTCTTGGCAAGAGACTTTATCTAAAAGTCAGCGATACAATGAGAAAAGAGAATTTACCTATAGTTAGCGATGAAGTTAGCCTAAAATACGCTATAGATTCTATGACGCATGGCAAGCTTGGGAGTGTATTGCTAACAAATTCAAAAGGCGAGTTAGTAGCGATTTTAAGCGATGGAGATTTAAGGCGTGCTTTGAGTAGTGAGAATTTCGATATAAATGATAAGGCTATCAAATTTGCCACCAAAAACCCAAAAGTGTTAGAAGATGAAAATACCTTAGCCTATGATGCTTTAAAGCTCATCGAAGAGTATAAAATCCAAATTCTAATCATCACCAAAGACAAAAAACCAATCGGAGCCTTACATATCCATGATCTAACTAGTTTAGGGTTGTAG